The following are from one region of the Rosistilla carotiformis genome:
- a CDS encoding DUF1501 domain-containing protein — translation MNRTLTSRRKVLQAGVCGALGLSMADMLRMEAAESKAFTQVAGQKREAKALSVIQLHLGGGLQQQESLDPKPEAPIDIRGQFGVMKTNTGDILSDTFPRTSAVADKLTVIRSVVGRIPDHQQATYHLFTGYTPTAVIDFPQMGSVVSHELGKRGELPPYVAIPNQNAFAGGTGFLSSTYGAFETDSDPGARGYQVKDFSIPKNVSMERFDRRQSARQIVEQRIRQLEADRGTLDTMDDFYKQAYTVLTSAQAQAAFSLDDETDETRQLYGSDVVGLKGPDNRFHPKGLAERLIVARRLVESGVRFVTVNYGSWDCHVDVRSNTLDQIPALDAAITGMVTDLDRRGLLDTTIFWVTTEFGRTPKVNSDAGRDHWARCYSNLIAGGGFTRGQMYGVSDATGAEPARDAVPLENLMHTIYHQLGIDASKELLAFGTRPIEIIKEGKLVNGLLA, via the coding sequence ATGAACAGAACACTCACCTCTCGACGCAAAGTTCTTCAAGCCGGCGTGTGCGGCGCGCTGGGATTGTCGATGGCCGACATGCTTCGGATGGAAGCTGCCGAAAGCAAAGCGTTCACTCAAGTCGCTGGACAAAAACGCGAAGCCAAAGCGCTTAGCGTGATCCAACTGCACCTGGGAGGCGGTCTCCAACAACAGGAATCGCTCGACCCCAAACCCGAAGCGCCGATCGATATCCGCGGCCAGTTTGGCGTGATGAAGACCAACACCGGCGACATTCTCAGCGACACATTTCCCCGCACCTCCGCGGTCGCAGACAAGCTGACGGTGATTCGCAGCGTCGTCGGACGGATCCCCGATCACCAACAAGCGACTTATCACCTGTTCACCGGATACACCCCCACCGCCGTGATCGATTTCCCTCAAATGGGTAGCGTCGTTTCGCACGAATTGGGCAAACGTGGCGAGCTTCCGCCCTATGTCGCGATTCCAAACCAGAACGCCTTCGCTGGCGGAACGGGTTTCCTCAGCAGTACTTACGGTGCGTTCGAGACCGATTCGGACCCGGGCGCCCGCGGATATCAGGTCAAAGATTTCTCGATTCCCAAAAACGTCTCGATGGAGCGTTTTGATCGCCGCCAATCGGCACGTCAGATCGTCGAACAACGGATCCGCCAATTGGAAGCCGACCGCGGCACGTTGGACACGATGGACGATTTCTACAAACAAGCTTACACCGTGCTCACCTCGGCCCAGGCGCAAGCTGCGTTCTCATTGGATGATGAAACCGACGAGACGCGGCAACTTTATGGCAGCGATGTCGTGGGACTCAAAGGCCCCGACAACCGCTTCCATCCCAAGGGGTTGGCCGAACGATTGATCGTCGCGCGGCGGCTGGTGGAGTCGGGTGTTCGTTTCGTTACGGTTAACTACGGCTCATGGGATTGTCACGTCGACGTTCGCAGCAACACGCTGGACCAGATTCCAGCACTGGACGCCGCGATCACCGGCATGGTCACCGACCTGGATCGTCGCGGCCTGCTAGACACGACGATCTTCTGGGTCACCACGGAATTCGGCCGCACGCCGAAGGTGAACAGCGACGCGGGGCGTGACCACTGGGCCCGTTGTTATTCCAACCTGATCGCCGGCGGTGGATTCACGCGTGGGCAGATGTACGGTGTCAGCGATGCCACCGGTGCCGAACCGGCTCGCGATGCGGTCCCGTTGGAAAACCTGATGCATACGATCTACCACCAACTGGGAATCGATGCTTCGAAAGAACTGTTAGCCTTCGGAACCCGTCCGATCGAAATCATCAAAGAAGGCAAACTGGTTAACGGCTTGCTCGCCTAG
- a CDS encoding c-type cytochrome domain-containing protein has product MKYLISTLAMPLLFASFSAAAESPNYDDHIKPLLRKYCLKCHGDDDQQADINMQSFTGVMRGGSGGALVVAGRSSQSLLVQIITDSDPAIRMPPESPAMPDAEVQLIRQWIDSGLRESATSKSMTKSRDISFQPAAGAGGRPESPAMPEALPEISVPKVVHPLPVLAMAASPWAPLVAVAAQNHIRLFNTETEEEIGQLPFPDGEPHVIRFSRDGNLLMVAGGRPVESGRVVLFDVKTGRRLAEIGDEIDAVLAADISADQTLVALGGTGRVVKVYSTKDGKLQHKLEKHTDWITSLAFSPEGHQLVSGDRTGAIHLWDAASGGILLNLSEHKATVTSLDWRTDGKLLASAGEDGSLIWWDAGDGFPVVNRGKAHPPARPADVPYGEIPNGVLSARFDASGNLISCGRDQHVRTWKPNGTPLGSIKVPTGLPISVATSSDAKVIAGDLNGNIHFWPLSK; this is encoded by the coding sequence ATGAAATACCTGATCTCCACCTTGGCGATGCCCCTGTTGTTCGCATCGTTTTCCGCCGCCGCGGAATCGCCGAACTACGACGACCACATCAAACCACTGCTCCGCAAGTACTGCCTGAAATGTCATGGCGATGACGACCAACAAGCGGACATTAATATGCAGTCGTTCACCGGAGTAATGCGTGGCGGCAGCGGCGGCGCATTGGTCGTGGCGGGACGATCCAGCCAAAGTCTGTTGGTTCAAATCATTACCGATTCCGATCCCGCGATCCGCATGCCTCCGGAAAGTCCCGCGATGCCCGATGCCGAGGTCCAATTGATCCGGCAATGGATCGATTCGGGATTGCGCGAATCGGCAACCAGCAAGTCGATGACCAAATCGCGTGACATCAGTTTCCAACCGGCCGCGGGCGCCGGCGGCCGCCCCGAATCTCCCGCGATGCCCGAAGCGCTTCCCGAAATCTCGGTTCCCAAAGTCGTTCATCCGCTGCCGGTGCTGGCGATGGCCGCCAGCCCTTGGGCACCTCTTGTCGCCGTCGCGGCCCAAAACCATATTCGATTGTTCAACACTGAAACCGAAGAAGAGATCGGCCAGTTGCCGTTTCCCGATGGTGAGCCCCATGTAATCCGCTTCAGCCGCGATGGAAATCTGTTGATGGTTGCCGGTGGACGTCCCGTCGAATCGGGACGCGTTGTGTTGTTCGATGTGAAGACCGGCCGACGGTTAGCCGAAATCGGCGACGAGATCGACGCGGTCCTTGCTGCCGATATCAGCGCCGATCAAACATTGGTCGCGTTGGGTGGAACCGGCCGCGTTGTGAAAGTTTATTCGACCAAAGACGGGAAACTGCAACACAAACTGGAAAAACACACCGACTGGATCACCTCATTGGCCTTCAGCCCCGAGGGGCATCAACTGGTCAGCGGCGACCGAACCGGAGCGATTCATTTATGGGACGCAGCCAGCGGCGGGATCCTCTTAAATCTGTCCGAACACAAAGCGACAGTCACCTCGCTCGACTGGCGCACCGATGGCAAGTTGTTAGCATCGGCCGGCGAAGACGGCTCGTTGATCTGGTGGGATGCTGGCGATGGTTTTCCCGTGGTCAATCGCGGCAAAGCGCACCCGCCGGCGCGTCCCGCCGACGTTCCGTACGGCGAGATCCCCAACGGTGTACTCTCGGCACGATTCGATGCCAGCGGAAACTTGATCTCCTGCGGACGCGACCAACACGTGCGGACATGGAAACCGAACGGCACTCCGCTGGGATCGATTAAAGTACCAACAGGACTGCCGATCAGCGTCGCCACATCCAGCGATGCGAAAGTCATCGCCGGCGATCTGAACGGAAATATTCACTTCTGGCCGCTTTCGAAATAG